The bacterium sequence TTAATCATTGAACATTGATCATTAATTGAAAATTGGGAATTGAAAATTGAAAATTTATCAACCACTGGGTACGATGCAGTCAATACAACAACAAGTTGTTGACGATAAACACCAATAATAATATAAAGATTCATCATGCTTCCCTATAAACTCACCACCTCGAATTTCGTCCGCACCTTGCGTCGGCCTTGGAAAGTGTTTCAGGCGATGATTGCGAATGTGGCTTTTGGTTTTCCTTCCAGAAAATTGTTAATTGTGGGGATTACGGGAACCACCGGTAAAACAACTTCTATTCATTTAACAGGTAAGGCATTGGAATCGGCGGGTTATACGGTTGGTTTAATATCTTCTATTAAGGTGCAAATAGGCACAAAGATTGAAAAGAATGAAAGTGGTTTAACCTCGCTTGGTCCGTGGCAATTGCAAAAACTTTTGTCCCGCATGGTCTCGGCCGGTTGTCACTATGCCGTAATCGAAGTCTCTTCGCATGCCTTGGACCAATTCCGTTTTTGGGGTGTCGATTTTGACGTCGCGGCCATTACTAATTTGTCGCGTGACCATCTGGACTATCATCACACGGTGGAAGATTACGCTATGGCCAAACGCCGTCTGTTTCAGGCGGTGGCTAATCGGCGGGAAAAACGTCTAAAGAATGGGGAATATGTGCCACGCGTTTTGATTGCTTCGCTCGATGACCCTAAAACCGTTGGTTTTTTGAACGAAGACGCGGATTTTCGTTACGGGATGTCGCTTTTGGATTCTAGAATTCCAACTCCACCACGAACCGAGCCGGTTTTACTTTACGCGATACGAGTTTTACCGGATCGCACCACGGCGATGGTTTTGGCGCGTGGGCATAATTGTCTTTTGTATCTCAAACTTGCCGGCGCGTTTAATGTGCGCAACGCATTGTTGGCGGTTGCTGTCGGTGTTTCGCAAAATATTCCCGTTGAAAGAATTTCACGAGAATTATATAGTGTGGAATCAATTCCCGGACGTTTTGAAAAAGTGGCGCTAGGGCAGTCGTTTCAGGTGATCATTGATTACGCCGTGACGGAATCGGCCTTGCAAGCACTTTACAGTGCCATTACAACAATCCGCGCCCGTCGGGTTTTTGCGATTTTTGGCGCTTGTGGAAATAGGGATCGCGGAAAACGCGCGGGGATGGCAAAGATTGTTGCAAAGCACGCGGATGTTACTTTTTTAACCAATGAAGATCCATTCTCGGAAGATCCGGAACAAATTTTTTATGAATTGGAAAAAGGTTTGTTGGAAGGTGGCGCCGTGCGCGTTGATGTTAACAAATTAAATAATATTGCCCCAGGGCAACATGTGTATGTAAAAATTGTCGATCGTCGTGAAGCGATTGCGACGGCGGTGAAAGCCGCGCAAGTGGGTGACTGCATTGTGGCAACAGGGAAGGGTTCGGAAGAAGTGATGCACTTGGGCGACAAAAATATTCCTTGGAACGAGAGACAAATCTTCGAAGA is a genomic window containing:
- the murE gene encoding UDP-N-acetylmuramyl-tripeptide synthetase — protein: MLPYKLTTSNFVRTLRRPWKVFQAMIANVAFGFPSRKLLIVGITGTTGKTTSIHLTGKALESAGYTVGLISSIKVQIGTKIEKNESGLTSLGPWQLQKLLSRMVSAGCHYAVIEVSSHALDQFRFWGVDFDVAAITNLSRDHLDYHHTVEDYAMAKRRLFQAVANRREKRLKNGEYVPRVLIASLDDPKTVGFLNEDADFRYGMSLLDSRIPTPPRTEPVLLYAIRVLPDRTTAMVLARGHNCLLYLKLAGAFNVRNALLAVAVGVSQNIPVERISRELYSVESIPGRFEKVALGQSFQVIIDYAVTESALQALYSAITTIRARRVFAIFGACGNRDRGKRAGMAKIVAKHADVTFLTNEDPFSEDPEQIFYELEKGLLEGGAVRVDVNKLNNIAPGQHVYVKIVDRREAIATAVKAAQVGDCIVATGKGSEEVMHLGDKNIPWNERQIFEEEIRKVLNVSK